In Lycium ferocissimum isolate CSIRO_LF1 chromosome 3, AGI_CSIRO_Lferr_CH_V1, whole genome shotgun sequence, the genomic window CCGACTGCTGCGAAACTAGGAATGAAGAGAACTTTTTATGCATAGGGATATATTTGTAAATTTAATATTCTTAATGGGTCAACGGCTAATCCTATAAGAAAAATGAGTAAACCGTATCCCGCACGGTTAACCCATTAACtataaaatttcaaaccattGCCCAACCGTTAATCCGATAACACGATACTAATAAGCCAACAAACTATTTTGCGGTTGGTTACAATTTAGTTTTGAACATCCCTATTTAAAAGGGCTAAAATCCCGAAGCTATAAGTTTCAAATCCGTAATCTGTCTTTCCAGGTCTGAGCCAAAAATGATAACACTATTGCTTATCACATTTCCTTGTGATTTAGGCAAGTCACAGTTATATTTTCCCAGAGATAATTTCTAGTCTAGTAACAAATATCTAACACTGACACCCTAATATCCATCAGATGGTTAATAAATAGTACTTATATAACTGTTCGCAATAAATTTTGCTAGCAGGAAATAAATAACTGcaatcataaaataaatatgagaaaaaatcattttattgattattttgtcAGTAAAACTCTGGATGTATCCCGTGATTCTAATTTCCATGTTGTTCGCCTTGATTCGAGGGCCAATGTAGTGTCTTTCTCGAATGAAGGATGAACTTCTGTTGATGTGTTGAATCTTGGAAGAACTTTGAGCAACACTTTAAATTGTTCTTGAGGGGAGACGTTTGAATTGTTCTTGAGAGGAGGCGTCTCTCGAACTCTCCTTCTTGTTGAATACCTTTGGAGAAAGACTTATGTAGATGTCGTTGCTCTCCTTTTGCCGCAAGTCAAGATGGTGTGCCAATTTCAAGATgtcaaaatatcttcaaaatgGGATATGTGACCCCTTTATATAGGTGTGGTAGAGTTTTGAGGTATTTTTTGAGAATTCCGGCAATTAAAGCGGACGCTCCTTAGAACATGGGTTAGGCTTATCTTGTCAACTTAATGGACTAACCCaaatgcaatttggatttcattCAAGTCGTATAATtttgacttaaataattaatccgACTTTATTAACTAAAATTTGACTTAGTCAACATGTCAATAACTTAGAATTTAATCCAATTTTTATatgaattaatttaattaaaatttcgaTGTCTACAATAACATTGATAACCAATTTTCCATATCTTAGGCACATCAACAAAACAAGAATGAACCAAATAAATGATTGATGATTGTCAAGGAATAAGGTCAACAATGAGATGcaaaaataaatggaaaaagaatAGAGACATCCCCATAAGTGTTTGAAGACCGAGGacataaaaaacaaaataaaacatataaaaaacGAGTTCAAGTTCCACTCAATGACgatataaaaaaaaacgaaTTTACACAATAAGATCATTTAATAAATCAATCACATATAACTGTTTAATAACCTACCATAACATGTTACAACATGCTAAATTAGACTATTTGTACAAAAAATTCTTCACAGAAGAATAACTTAAATCCACATTGACTTGACAACAAGAATGCCAATTATGCCAACATTAAGGTACATAGACGTGAGGGGATGTAATTGGAGTAATGGGAACTAAGAGACCCTCCATTGACCATTTCCTTTCCCTCTTCACAATCCATCCAATTTCCTAAACACTCTTTCCttgtttttctctcttccaCTTCTCTGCCACTCTCTTCTCCTTAGCAATTTTTTCTATGATgaagaaacaaacaaagaaaacaacaacactagtacaatacaataattaataatcaaCTCGAAAATTCCCATCTAACATGCCGTCTTTCTTCATTTGATCCTTCATTTATTTACCTAAATGTGCTACAATGTATCGCAGGACGCTGACTATGAACTGGGATGGTCTCGGAGAAGACGATGACGACGATCACTTCTTCGAGTCTCAAACTCGGCTTTCCACAGCCGTTCCTCAAGACTTGGCGTCCTCGGGATCAGATGATGAGGTTGAGTTCGAGGATAGTCGACGTTCTTTCTCAGCCTCGGTTTCTATCAAGAATAGTTTCCGAGGCCTTGAGATGGAGACTGCAAAAACCGTCTCCTTCTCCaatcctcctcctcctcccatTGTCATGGAAGATTACGGCATGTGGATGGCTGAACCTGGAGATGTCAAAGAGCGTCGAAAACGCTTACTCCAGGGAATGGGGTTGACAAGCAAGAAAGAACTCCTCAAGATAACAAGTGCCAAAGTTGTAAGAgccatttcaagaaaaattgaaccaTGCCAAGATACCAAATCAACAGTTGAGAATATCTCTCCTACAAAAGAGCTAATGCAAGAGGAAGAACAAGAGCCAGAGCCTTCCAATTCTCCACCAATTTTGCTCGTCAGGTCTAGATCAGACGGTGACATACAATTTTTCTCTGTAAatacaaagaaaaggaaagaacaaCTTATTGGTGACGTTTCTAAACAACGTCTCACCAGGACATTTTCAGGAGCTTTTGCACCAACCACAAGAATATGCCAATACACAAATTCTGCTGCTGTAATGGCGCCGCCTAAAAAGGGCACAAGTAAATCTTCACCACCACAAAATGGAAGTGAAACGCCATCATCAACATTGCCCAATGGAAGTGCTGATTCGGGATTTGCTTCGTTTTTCCTGATAAAAAATCTGGACACTGGAAAGGAATTCATTGTCAAAGAGTCCAATGAAGAGGGAATGTGGAATAAGCTCAGTGATTTACAAACAGGGAAGCAACTTTCCATGGAGGAATTTGAGAAATCTGTGGGATACTCACCTGTTGTTAAGGAACTTATGCGCCGGGCGAATAGTTCAACAAATGATGAAAGAAAACTAAATATGAATGCATATCTCAGCAAGAGTTTCAGATATAGCAAGAAAACAGGAGTTGCTCTTTTAAAGAACATAAAAGGAGTTGCAAATAGCATGAGTGGAAGAATAGCTGATAAAGAACTCGATCTGCCTGCACCGGTTGAACAGAAACAGAATAACAAGAATTCCTCCCAATGGATTAAAGTCCGGCAGCAAGGAAAAATTCACAAAGAATTCACAGCTTTACAATTGTGTCAAGAAATTCAGGCTCATGAGGGCTCCATATGGACTATAAGATTCAGCGCGGACGGTCGATATCTAGCAACTGCAGGGGAAGACAGGGTAATTCATGTGTGGGAAGTACAAGAATGTGATGTTATGTCTACAAAACCATCTGATGATCCGAATTCTGTTAGAGACATGCCAATGGCTGGAAGTAATTCGGATCGTCCACCTCTGCCAGTTATGACTCATATGCAACCAGATAGAAGGAAAAAAGGGAAGACTTCtaataagaaaaagggaaaCTCACTTCCAGACTATGTAAATGTACCAGAAACTGTATTTGCTCTGTCAGAAAAACCAGTATGCACCCTCAATGGTCATCAGGATGATGTCCTAGACCTATCTTGGTCAAGTTCTCAGGTCAGTTTTAATGCTCTAATTGGTTTACTACTCCCGTTTCATTTCATATGAGAACATTTCCTTCTAAGTATGCACCAGAAAAAATGATACATGTACCAGAAAAAATGATACCTTTTAATAGCCATAAAATATGTGCATGTTTAAATACATTTGGTATGTGTCAAAGGTCatactttctttcttaaactccgtggcAGTCAAACACCATTGCATAAAATGAAACGGAGCGAACAATATCAATTGCTGAGCAAGAAGGAACTATTATACTAGATTTATTCCAGAGCAGATATGAAATTTCTCATCTAGTCATTTCCTTATAATTAGTAATGGTAGTCCAATCAAAGACTCACAAAGCTTCTAGTTGCAAAAAGGAAACCACTCACATCAATTATCTCTTTGCGCCTACATGACATGCTATATGAAATTTTGATGCAGCAACTTCTTTCATCTTCAATGGACAAGACAGTCAGGCTATGGGATTTGGAGACTCAGAGCTGCTTAAAAATGTTTGCGCACAACGATTATGGTGAGATACTATGTACATTGTAGCCAGGGGCGGATCCACACCATTGGGTGTGGGTTCAGGGGAACCCACAACTTTTATCCGAACCTTGTATTTATAATGTGAAACCCttcaaatatataagaaatttaAGTTGAGAACCCAGTAACAACATGCACTACTAGCTGGGAACCCACAAGCTTCAAattctagatccgcctctgattGTAGCTAATCATCAATCAAGTCCATGTTATATTTACCATCAAACATTTTTACCTCTGATGAATCTCTGTGTGGCAGTGACCTGCATACACTTCAATCCAGTAGATGACGATCACTTCATCAGCGGTTCACTGGATGGAAAGGTTCGAATTTGGAATGTATCTGATAGAAAAGTGGTGGACTGGACTGATCTTCATGAAATGGTTACTGCTACTTGCTATACTCCTGATGGCGAGGTAGCTCACTTTCCCCTTCAATTCAATCATATTAAAGAGCATTCACAATTAGCTTCAGAATAAACCAAttacaagaaaataagaagaattaacaaaagaaaaagaacaagcaTGATATTCAAATAAATCAATCTATTCTCTAAAAGAAGGTGAATGGTACCACTGATATTTTGTTTTTACATTGCTGAAGGGTGCTT contains:
- the LOC132049720 gene encoding uncharacterized protein LOC132049720, with the protein product MYRRTLTMNWDGLGEDDDDDHFFESQTRLSTAVPQDLASSGSDDEVEFEDSRRSFSASVSIKNSFRGLEMETAKTVSFSNPPPPPIVMEDYGMWMAEPGDVKERRKRLLQGMGLTSKKELLKITSAKVVRAISRKIEPCQDTKSTVENISPTKELMQEEEQEPEPSNSPPILLVRSRSDGDIQFFSVNTKKRKEQLIGDVSKQRLTRTFSGAFAPTTRICQYTNSAAVMAPPKKGTSKSSPPQNGSETPSSTLPNGSADSGFASFFLIKNLDTGKEFIVKESNEEGMWNKLSDLQTGKQLSMEEFEKSVGYSPVVKELMRRANSSTNDERKLNMNAYLSKSFRYSKKTGVALLKNIKGVANSMSGRIADKELDLPAPVEQKQNNKNSSQWIKVRQQGKIHKEFTALQLCQEIQAHEGSIWTIRFSADGRYLATAGEDRVIHVWEVQECDVMSTKPSDDPNSVRDMPMAGSNSDRPPLPVMTHMQPDRRKKGKTSNKKKGNSLPDYVNVPETVFALSEKPVCTLNGHQDDVLDLSWSSSQQLLSSSMDKTVRLWDLETQSCLKMFAHNDYVTCIHFNPVDDDHFISGSLDGKVRIWNVSDRKVVDWTDLHEMVTATCYTPDGEGALIGSHKGSCRMYSTSDCKLEQKENFELEPKKKSLAKKVTGFQFAPGNPAEVLVTSADSRVRIIDGSEMTHKFRGFRNTSSQISASFSQDGKYIISASEDSQVYIWKREEPKPTSSKSRSVVNVQAYEHFPCKDVSVAIPWPGSIKNQPPLADQINSKRDSKRSPPPHPTNGSPTKEDNSAGANSKRNLPPLPAKKNGAEEKIQTCQEEDSAQDSPTDPGVGASESFSSSSPSIRDGDSPSMSSSSRFDGSNNNQGNNIIQSTAWGMVIVTASSGGEIRVYQNFGMPIKASRPTNLF